In one Choloepus didactylus isolate mChoDid1 chromosome 1, mChoDid1.pri, whole genome shotgun sequence genomic region, the following are encoded:
- the UCN2 gene encoding urocortin-2 — protein sequence MTRWALLVLMVLVLGRVLIVSATPVPASSSPPQNCPQPTPCPVASEKPPAATTTGPSAARGSPSPGLRARPRITLSLDVPIGLLHILLEHTRSRAAREQAAANARILAHVGRR from the coding sequence ATGACCCGGTGGGCTCTGCTGGTGCTGATGGTCCTCGTGTTGGGCAGGGTCCTGATTGTCTCAGCGACCCCCGTCCCAGCTTCCAGCTCCCCCCCTCAGAACTGTCCGCAGCCCACTCCCTGCCCTGTGGCCTCAGAGAAACCCCCAGCTGCCACGACCACAGGCCCCTCAGCTGCCAGGggctcccccagccctggcctccGTGCCCGTCCCCGCATCACCCTCTCGCTGGATGTCCCCATTGGCCTCCTGCACATCTTGCTGGAGCATACCCGGAGCAGGGCGGCCAGGGAGCAAGCCGCCGCCAACGCCCGCATCCTGGCCCATGTTGGCCGCCGCTGA